A window from Gorilla gorilla gorilla isolate KB3781 chromosome 21, NHGRI_mGorGor1-v2.1_pri, whole genome shotgun sequence encodes these proteins:
- the UBE2C gene encoding ubiquitin-conjugating enzyme E2 C isoform X2 produces MASQNRDPAATSVAAARKGAEPSGGAARGPVGKRLQQELMTLMMSGDKGISAFPESDNLFKWVGTIHGAAGTAVGSIRTSSTVCLLSGPRETQDSSKPLVWGLGWDMRLLLELTLQLFLQMPEPNIDSPLNTHAAELWKNPTAFKKYLQETYSKQVTSQEP; encoded by the exons ATGGCTTCCCAAAACCGCGACCCTGCCGCCACTAGCGTCGCCGCCGCCCGTAAAGGAGCTGAGCCGAGCGGGGGCGCCGCCCGGGGTCCAGTGGGCAAAAG GCTACAGCAGGAGCTGATGACCCTCATG ATGTCTGGCGATAAAGGGATTTCTGCCTTCCCTGAATCAGACAACCTTTTCAAATGGGTAGGGACCATCCATGGAGCAGCTGGAACA gcagtggGGAGCATCAGAACCAGCTCAACAGTTTGTCTACTGTCCGGTCCCAGAGAAACTCAAGATTCTAGCAAGCCCCTTGTGTGGGGCTTGGGTTGGGACATGAGGCTGCTGCTGGAGCTTACTCTGCAACTGTTTCTCCAAATGCCAG AACCCAACATTGATAGTCCCTTGAACACGCATGCTGCCGAGCTCTGGAAAAACCCCACAG CTTTTAAGAAGTACCTGCAAGAAACCTACTCAAAGCAGGTCACCAGCCAGGAGCCCTGA
- the UBE2C gene encoding ubiquitin-conjugating enzyme E2 C isoform X1, which translates to MASQNRDPAATSVAAARKGAEPSGGAARGPVGKRLQQELMTLMMSGDKGISAFPESDNLFKWVGTIHGAAGTVYEDLRYKLSLEFPSGYPYNAPTVKFLTPCYHPNVDTQGNICLDILKEKWSALYDVRTILLSIQSLLGEPNIDSPLNTHAAELWKNPTAFKKYLQETYSKQVTSQEP; encoded by the exons ATGGCTTCCCAAAACCGCGACCCTGCCGCCACTAGCGTCGCCGCCGCCCGTAAAGGAGCTGAGCCGAGCGGGGGCGCCGCCCGGGGTCCAGTGGGCAAAAG GCTACAGCAGGAGCTGATGACCCTCATG ATGTCTGGCGATAAAGGGATTTCTGCCTTCCCTGAATCAGACAACCTTTTCAAATGGGTAGGGACCATCCATGGAGCAGCTGGAACA GTATATGAAGACCTGAGGTATAAGCTCTCGCTAGAGTTCCCCAGTGGCTACCCTTACAATGCGCCCACAGTGAAGTTCCTCACGCCCTGCTATCACCCCAACGTGGACACCCAGGGTAACATATGCCTGGACATCCTGAAGGAAAAGTGGTCTGCCCTGTATGACGTCAGGACCATTCTGCTCTCCATCCAGAGCCTTCTAGGAG AACCCAACATTGATAGTCCCTTGAACACGCATGCTGCCGAGCTCTGGAAAAACCCCACAG CTTTTAAGAAGTACCTGCAAGAAACCTACTCAAAGCAGGTCACCAGCCAGGAGCCCTGA